In the Colwellia sp. 20A7 genome, one interval contains:
- a CDS encoding lipase family protein, giving the protein MTAISPRVASDLALVSYSIKGPLNKSDKLILNPETKSNFKFNLSKNVHKGTSGGFFWRQETGFALIGQGHSTLHKQDHVVAFRGTDSLADALTDVTCHSTNSDNSQAVHTGFQRSFASLRPSLYDYFNQPEVRKQQGIVHCVGHSLGGGLATLAADWIKTEFKKTVYLYTFGAPRVGKKDFVIHHSARVDKMFRCVHGADPVPKVPLWPFYHAPLNGNEYVLSRAQGIDTSAHSMIKGPAYIKTANHSSWDGLYRQSATSVSQRVVLNYNNRLHTTYSTHWADKIAAAVMIDGGATGIIASLQVAGTAIGTVYDVMARTLADIAKIKTEQTEPLRGLLACMLAFAGKGVSIPIEFTEKFIRWVFSVTIGRLQKAARQAIKQN; this is encoded by the coding sequence ATCACCACGAGTGGCTTCTGATCTAGCTTTAGTATCATACAGTATAAAAGGTCCTCTAAATAAAAGTGATAAATTAATACTTAACCCTGAAACAAAAAGCAATTTTAAATTTAACCTATCTAAAAATGTTCATAAAGGCACTTCGGGCGGCTTTTTTTGGCGTCAAGAAACAGGTTTTGCTTTAATTGGCCAAGGACATAGCACACTACACAAACAAGATCATGTTGTTGCTTTTCGAGGAACCGACTCTTTAGCGGATGCACTGACAGATGTTACTTGTCATAGTACTAATAGCGATAATAGTCAGGCAGTACATACGGGATTTCAACGCAGTTTTGCCTCGTTAAGACCTTCTCTTTATGACTACTTTAATCAACCCGAAGTCAGAAAGCAGCAAGGCATTGTACATTGTGTGGGGCATAGTTTAGGTGGCGGTTTAGCAACATTGGCCGCAGACTGGATAAAAACAGAATTTAAGAAAACAGTTTATTTATACACTTTTGGCGCGCCGCGCGTAGGCAAAAAAGACTTTGTCATACACCACAGTGCTCGTGTTGATAAAATGTTTAGATGTGTACACGGAGCCGATCCCGTACCTAAAGTACCGCTGTGGCCGTTTTATCATGCGCCATTAAATGGTAATGAATATGTATTGTCTCGCGCTCAAGGTATCGACACTTCAGCTCATTCAATGATAAAAGGACCTGCATATATTAAAACGGCGAACCACAGTAGTTGGGATGGCTTATACCGCCAATCTGCAACTTCGGTTAGCCAACGGGTAGTACTCAATTATAACAACCGTTTGCATACTACATACTCTACTCATTGGGCTGATAAAATAGCCGCAGCGGTAATGATAGACGGTGGCGCTACCGGTATTATTGCCAGCCTACAAGTTGCTGGTACCGCTATTGGCACTGTTTACGATGTTATGGCGCGCACTCTCGCGGATATTGCAAAAATAAAAACAGAGCAAACAGAGCCATTAAGAGGGTTGCTTGCGTGCATGTTAGCTTTTGCAGGCAAAGGTGTCAGTATACCTATTGAGTTCACCGAAAAATTTATTCGATGGGTGTTTAGTGTCACTATCGGCCGTTTACAAAAAGCAGCAAGACAAGCAATCAAGCAGAATTAA